One segment of Panicum virgatum strain AP13 chromosome 1K, P.virgatum_v5, whole genome shotgun sequence DNA contains the following:
- the LOC120697829 gene encoding MDIS1-interacting receptor like kinase 2-like, producing MLLLAFKMSLLLLLAALLLLLSRANSKMMMQLDREAEALLRWKSNFDDVSGASGCLKSWSKHISPCNWTGVACITTVPHGRGRSDGADAVLILGSISLPMCNLSGRLDGLDFGALPRLARLDLNDNNLTGPIPPSIGTLGELTLLDLSSNALSGPIPPSIGNLTSLTYLDLSQNYQFLNGHLPSTLGMLHNLKKLDLCRNSFTGPIPPSLGNLTSLDFIGISFNNLSGSIPHELGKLHRLSFLHLLGNRIIGSIPGSFGNLTRLELLDASDNHIVGSIPSTFWNLKSLKKLVLSSNRINGLLPQEIGLLVSLTHLDLSSNQFTGSIPPQIGQCRHLLQLRISDNLLTGPIPQDLGGCTGLYELDFSRNNLSGTIPITLAQLYQLHNLNLSYNSLGGRFGGTSLPSALVSLDHNIDICGDKRYGLTPCEASELDGRNEGKRHNKRLILALLLAFGLFCFTALAIGSLAVFCWRKKFKKCRTKSKPGDMFSIWNFNGKIAFQDILDATENFDEKYCIGSGGHGSVFRAEVRGSVFAVKLLHSMEDCTDEVTFHAEIDVLTKTRHRCIVKLYGYCSHSQCRFLVYDLMERGCLAYILHEEQLARELDWPKRVAIVRDVAQALSYLHHDCDEPIIHRDIKSNNILLDHDFKGYVSDFGMARKLKHIYSSSSTIFAGTCGYMAPELSSTMVLTEKCDVYSFGVVVMEVVMGKHPGDLLLPFFCQTQQHTKLKDILDQRIVEPASNEEKDIILLVLVAFGCLQICPKARPTMQQVCQALTNRSCPAAIVKPLHEVTLQDLHDICGTIQNI from the exons atgCTTCTCCTCGCCTTCAAGATGTCGCTACTTCTGCTTCTTGCTGCCTTACTACTCCTTCTTTCCCGTGCAAATTCGAAGATGATGATGCAGCTCGATAGAGAAGCAGAAGCCCTTCTTCGATGGAAATCCAACTTCGACGATGTCTCCGGGGCTTCAGGCTGCCTCAAGTCATGGAGCAAGCACATCAGCCCGTGCAACTGGACTGGTGTTGCCTGCATCACCACGGTGCCTCATGGCCGTGGCCGGAGTGACGGCGCCGATGCTGTCCTAATCCTGGGAAGCATCTCTCTTCCCATGTGTAACCTCTCTGGCCGCTTAGATGGGCTCGACTTTGGGGCGTTGCCTCGTCTTGCCCGTCTAGACCTCAACGACAACAACCTCACAGGGCCGATCCCGCCGAGCATCGGTACACTTGGTGAACTCACTTTACTGGATCTCTCAAGCAACGCCCTCTCCGGACCGATCCCACCCTCCATAGGTAATCTTACCAGTCTGACATACCTTGATCTCTCACAGAATTATCAGTTCCTCAACGGACACCTCCCTTCTACACTTGGCATGCTACACAACTTAAAGAAGCTTGATCTGTGTCGTAATAGCTTTACTGGCCCCATACCTCCCAGTTTAGGAAATTTGACCTCGTTGGATTTCATTGGCATTAGCTTCAACAATTTATCGGGTAGCATACCACATGAGTTGGGAAAGCTCCATAGGTTGTCGTTCCTGCACCTGCTTGGGAATAGAATCATTGGCTCCATTCCTGGAAGCTTTGGGAATCTAACAAGGCTAGAATTATTGGACGCTTCAGACAATCATATAGTTGGCTCAATCCCTTCCACCTTCTGGAATCTGAAATCTCTAAAAAAGCTTGTACTTTCTTCCAATCGGATTAATGGGCTGCTGCCTCAAGAAATAGGATTGCTAGTGAGCCTCACGCATCTAGATCTAAGCAGCAATCAGTTTACAGGAAGCATTCCTCCTCAAATAGGACAGTGCCGCCATTTACTGCAGTTGCGAATATCAGATAATTTGTTGACAGGACCAATACCACAAGATCTTGGGGGATGTACTGGCCTGTATGAGCTGGATTTCAGCAGAAATAATCTAAGTGGCACCATCCCAATCACTCTTGCACAGCTTTACCAACTGCACAACCTAAATCTGTCATACAACAGTTTGGGTGGCAGATTTGGGGGCACATCTCTCCCTTCAGCCTTAGTTTCTCTTGACCACAATATTGATATCTGTGGTGACAAACGGTATGGCTTAACACCATGTGAAGCATCGGAGCTTGATGGAAGAAATGAGGGGAAAAGACACAATAAACGCCTTATTTTGGCGCTACTTCTTGCTTTTGGTCTCTTTTGCTTCACTGCTCTAGCAATAGGAAGCTTGGCAGTTTTTTGTTGGAGGAAAAAATTTAAGAAATGCAGGACCAAAAGCAAGCCTGGAGATATGTTCTCCATATGGAATTTCAACGGGAAGATTGCATTCCAAGACATACTCGACGCAACAGAAAATTTTGATGAAAAATATTGCATTGGTTCTGGAGGACACGGGTCTGTCTTCAGAGCTGAGGTTCGAGGAAGTGTCTTTGCAGTCAAGCTGCTCCACTCGATGGAAGACTGCACAGATGAAGTAACATTTCATGCTGAGATCGATGTGCTGACCAAAACAAGGCATCGATGCATAGTCAAGCTGTATGGGTACTGTTCTCACTCTCAGTGCAGATTTTTGGTGTACGATCTCATGGAAAGGGGATGCCTAGCATACATTCTTCACGAGGAACAACTTGCAAGGGAGCTTGACTGGCCCAAAAGAGTTGCCATTGTGAGAGATGTAGCTCAAGCTCTCTCTTACCTGCACCACGATTGTGATGAACCCATCATACATCGTGACATCAAAAGTAACAATATCTTATTAGACCATGATTTTAAAGGCTATGTCTCAGATTTTGGCATGGCAAGGAAGTTGAAGCATATTTACTCGAGTTCAAGTACTATCTTTGCAGGGACATGTGGCTACATGGCACCAG AATTATCCTCTACAATGGTGTTGACAGAGAAGTGTGATGTATATAGCTTTGGTGTGGTTGTCATGGAAGTGGTGATGGGAAAGCACCCAGGAGATCTTCTGCTTCCATTCTTTTGCCAAACACAGCAGCATACAAAGCTCAAGGATATCCTGGACCAGCGCATTGTAGAGCCAGCAAGCAATGAAGAAAAGGATATCATTCTGCTCGTTCTTGTGGCGTTTGGGTGTTTGCAGATCTGTCCAAAAGCTCGGCCAACGATGCAGCAGGTGTGTCAAGCCCTCACAAACAGAAGTTGCCCAGCAGCCATCGTGAAGCCCCTTCACGAAGTTACGCTACAAGACTTGCATGACATTTGCGGCACCATACAGAATATATGA